TATGTACCGGATGCTCAGGGATCAATGGTGCGACCAGGCAATCATGTCCTGAAAGATGCTAATGATTGGAAAGAAGTTATTAAATTTCCAGATATTGACAGTTGGGACTGGGAAGGCAGCGCTAAAGCCAATAATGGGACTTATCTAAGCGGTAATTCTTTTATGCTGGCATGGATGATTAATGGTTGGTGGTTTGAACGTTTAATCTCTTTCATGGGCTTTGAAGGCGCAGCAGAAGCTTTAGTAGATGAAGACCAGCAGGATGCAGTTAAAGAAATTTTTGAAGCAACAACTGATCTGGCCTGCCGCATCGTTGATAAAGTAGTTGAACATTTTGAAAATATTGATGGATTTACAGTTCATGATGACTGGGGTTCTCAGCGATCACCTTTCTTTTCAGAAGCGACAGCTCAGGAAATGATTGTTCCTTATATGCGTAAACTGACTGACCATATCCACTCAAAAGGACTATGGGCAGACTTACACAGCTGCGGTCATATCGAGTCACGAATTCAGTGCCTGATCGATGCCGGATGGGATTCATGGAGTCCTCAGGATATGAACGATACCATGAAATTATTCGAAGATTATGGTGACAAGATCTGTATTGGTATGATTCCTCAGGCTTTCAACCCAGAAACAACTAGTGAAGAAGAACAGCGAAAATATGCAAAAGATTTTGCAGAATCAGTATGTGTCCCTGGCAAATCTTCAATGGTCAGCATTTACGGTCTGATGCAGGGTATTATGACTCCAGCCTATCGTGAAGAGCTGTATAAACAGTCACGAATGATCTATTCAAACTAATAATTTACAGTTTCAACTATCCATTATCCTGATGTTTAAATCATTCCCCCGTGGTTTTAACAGAAAAGATTTAACTAAAAAACGGCGCGAAAATAGATTTCGCGCCGTTTTTGTTTTGGGTCTTTGGTAGTGCAGAAATTACTGGCGAAAGAAGCTTCAACTAAATCGCTGTTTTATTGGAGATATTATGCTCATACGCTATGATTTTTTATAAACTAAATAGAAGCATCACATTTAGAACTGTCAGGATGAGGGCAATAATTACCAGGGTGACGGCTGTTGGCAGTGAGTTACGATGAGAGCCCATGACTTTTTCCGAAGAGGTCAGATAAACCTGTAAGACGACAGTAATTGGCAATTGAATACTTAAAAGCATTTGTGAATAGATCAGGCCTTTGAAAGGATCAGAAATGATAAAGATCACAATGGTTGCCATTATGAGAATGGCAGCCACGCCAAAACGGGTATGGTTATCTTTTAAATCGTAGGGTTCTCCATACATTCCCGCAAAAATTGTCCCCCCTGCTATTCCTGCCGTAGTGGTGGACGAGATTCCTGAAAAGAGCAGAGCAACCGCAAAAATCACGGAGGCATGTTCTCCCAGAAGAGGGATCATCATCTCCTGAGCCTGTGATAACTCGGTCACTTGTATCTTGTTGGCAAAAAAAGTTGCAGCAGCCAGAATAATCATTGCCGAATTGATTGCCCATCCGGTAATCATCGAAAAAAGGGTGTCCAAAAACTCATATTTGAGCTGCTTTTTAATAATTGTTTCATCTTCTAGATTCCACTGTCTGCTCTGGATGATTTCTGAATGGAGAAAAAGGTTGTGAGGCATAACTACTGCACCCAGCACCGACATGATAATGGGCATGGAGCCTTCGGGGAAGCTAATGGTTGTCCAACCGGTTACCGTGGCCGACCAGTTGACGTCAACCAGGGTTAGTTCATAGAGGAAAGATAAGCCGATGATCGAGACAAATCCGATGATGTATTTTTCCAGGCGACCGTATGAATGACTGAAGAGGAGCCAGATCGTGACGGTCAGAATCATGATTGATCCGATTCGGATGGGAATATTAAAAAGCATCTGCAGGGCGATAGCCCCTCCAAGGATCTCGGCCAGGGCGGTTGAAACCGAGGCGATCAGGGCAGTTCCCAGAGTAAACTGAGAAAGACGTTTAGGCAGATAGCGATTGGTCGATTCAGCCAGACACTCGCCGGTGGCAATGCCCAAATGGGCCACATTATGCTGAAGAATGATCAGCATGATGGTTGATAAGGTGACCATCCACAAAAGCTTGTATCCATATTCTGAACCGGCAGCAATATTAGATGCCCAATTGCCGGGATCGATGAAGCCAACGGTAACTAAAAGACCGGGCCCGATGTATTTAAGAATGTTTTTGATCCCCAAATTGGGAAGATGATTTGTTCCAAGTTTTTTCGTCAACCAATCCATAAAATTCGGGTTATAGCTAAAGATTTTTAGCTAACCGGGTTCACTCCCCTCTTAAACTTATTTTTTCTATTATAGCGTAAAAAATGAATAATATGACATTAATTTGTAACTTTTATATAGTGATGCCAATTAACTTGCTCGGATAAGATACCGCTGCATTTTCCTAGAAAACATGGGTATTTTTATATTTAGAAAGTTTATTGTTATTGCAGAACATTTATATTGTAACACAATATAAAGATACATTTTTAAATTTAGAAGGGAGAAGAAAATGAAGCGAGGGTTATTTTTAAATTTCAGCGTCATGTTGTTGGTGTTGATTGTAATTTTAAGCGGATGTTCAATAAGCATTGACAATACGAGTGCCGACAGCAGTTTAAAAAGCGCTCCCTAATTTTTCAATAATCAAGTCTCATTGAGTGAATCAAAAGCAGATATCGAAAGCGATTTGGGTGTCGGTTCAGATGTTGGCAGTGGCTTATATAATTATGTTGATAATGAAACGGGATTTGGTGTTTCGGTGGTTTATGATTCTGGTGAACAGGTCAGGATTAAAACCTTATATAACAGCAATACTAGTTAGATTCTAAAGCTTTGTGGCGATACTCAAGTAACTGAAGATCAGGTTGCGATGATTACGAAAGGATTAACAGAAAAAGAAGTAAGAAATTTGTTAGGATCCGATGGTCTAGAATTATTCGAAATGAAAAACCCCGAAGATCTGCATCAGGTTATCAAGCGTTATGTTTGGATGAACGCAGATGGAACTGGAATTTCGGTAGCCTTTATGGCAGAAGATATGACCGAAATATAGAGCTAAAAATACATTAAACAGTTATTATCTTGCAGCCAATTATTAAATATTTTTTTAGAAAAAACCTGGATTTAATCAGTTAACTGGATAATCCAGGTTTTTTGTATGTACTTTGGTGGCTAAAAAATTGATAAATTGGTTTAAACTTTCCCCAAATTGGTGGTCAAGATTAAACTAATGTGAATAATAAATTTACATTATCAGTCATAAGTAAATGAGCACGATGGATTAGAATATTTTTACTGCAAAATTTCACCATCCATAACCATAGAAATGTTTAAAAAAACCTTTAGAATCAGCTTTGTAAGAAAGCTGTGTTTCGTTTTCAATTGAAAATTTACATTACTGATGTTACAATAAGAATCATTATAAATTTCATAAATGTAAAAAGTGAAAATTAGAGGATAGAATTATGAAAGAGTATTATCAAAACAACAAAGAAACCATTAAACCATTGTCAATAAAGTTAGTGTTTTTTACAATCTGTCTGATTGCCAGTTTAGGATTAAATTATTATTTAACCAACTTCGTCAGTGAAAGATTAGAGAGCATTCCCCTTGTTCTGTTTTTGGTGTTAAGCGTATTTATGATCACAAAATCAGAGCTTAAACGATTGACTGTTGATAATCCAGGAAAAGTATCGCTTTCAAAATTTGAAGAAATTTATGAAAAATATGGTTATACGATTCAGTTATCTGGGTATGTAGAACATAAAGAAGATAAGTGTGCTATTTCCTACGAAAATGACCAGGACAAAGATCGTGTCTTGGGGATGAGTGCTTTTCACTTATTCAATCAGTATATCAAAATCCCTTTCGTTTTTGATTTTACCAGAGACAGGGTAATCATTAGGTCTAAAAAGGTTGTTCTCGATTTGGACAAACTCTCTGAAGATGATCTGGAAGAATTTAATCCAAATATTTTAAATTTTTTAAAACTGGAATATAAACTATCTTTAGATAAGAAAAAATTGATACTGGCAATTTCCGATGGCAATAAAGTCGATATGAGATTAAATTATAAGAATATCGAAAATTTAAAGCGAGAAATCAGACCTTCTGCCTTTTAGTTTATTAAGATTATCCCCCACCCCTTATATAACAGAAATAAGTTATCCAAGCTTATTTCTGTTTTTTTATATTTTTAAAATAAAGATGGAAATTACTGCCTCGATGGAGAGAGTTATAGCCGTATTTGATATATTTCCAGGTTTGCTGATAGTTTCCAGTTATTTTTAGGTCTTTGCGGTTTAAAATTTTTATAAAGTCATAGGGGTGTTCATAAAAATGGTCTTCCAGTTGTTCGGCAAGATTTTTCTTATGGCTATTTGATAGTTCATCAATCTGATTATGAAGGGCATGTTCAAGATTGCGAGAGAAATAATATATCTGATATGGGATTCCGGCTATTTCTTTTTTATTATGAAGTCTGGTGACGATCTCCTTTTTCAAGTGATTCCTTAATATCATGGCCTGGCAGTCCCTGGCATAAATCTTACTTTTGGAATAATGGGTTTTAGTCCGATCTGTAGGTACAACAGCTGAATCAGGAACAAAGGCGCCATCCGTATCAATCAGATGAATCACTTGCTGAATATCGTGTTTGTTATAGCGCTTTTTCCCCATAAAAACCTTGATCTGATGCCAGATCTTCTCTTCAATATTCTTGCTTGTTGTTCCATCACGAGAAGTCAAATCCCCTTCTGTTATTTCAAAATGTACCTGCCTGTTTTTTAAAAGCCTGGTGAGAACCAAACCCATCGAGACCTGATCGGTAATACCTTCCACTAAAAAGAGAACAACTTTTTTTCTAGTCATGCAAAAGCCTCCCGGCCTTTCTAAAGGCCCGACTAATTTCAAAGACATTGGTAGAGGCGTAAATCTCTTCTCTCTGGCCGCCCAGGTTAATTGTGCGCAAATAGAGATCGCGCATATTATTGTCGCCGTTATCTTCGGAAAAACGAATATAGCGGTTTTGCGCATTGGTGGTGGTAAAAAGCATTGAAGACTTATGAATCATTTCTAGCGGTCGCAGGTTGTGCGAGGTAAATAATAACTGGCCTTTGCCATTTTTTTCAAGGACTTCCAGCAGTTCACCAAGGAGATATTCGTAAACACCGGCATCCAATTCGTCAATGGCCACGCAGATTCCGGGGAAATGGTAAACAGCGATGAGCAGATTTAGGATTGATAGAATTTTTTTAATCCCTTCGGACTCGTATCTTAAGGGGACTTGATGTTGATTGCGAACAGACAGGATTTCGAAACGAATCCCTTCCTCCCCACTTGCTGTCATCTGGGGTCCATAATTTTTAACAGTTAATGCCATGTCAGGGATCATGGCGGTGATGACCAGATTAATACTTTCGATTATTTGTTGAAGCAGTTGAAATGTTTTTTGGGGAAAAATTGAAGGTTCGGATAGTGAAATGGGCAGATCGCCAAAAACGTCCCGGTTGTCATATTCCTGAATAAATGAAAAGGGCATGACCATATTGAGGTTGATAAAGCTGGAGTGAATGCTTTTAATGACAAACAGATTTTTAGTAGCGTAACGTTTTAAGATCGTTAAAAGGAGAGATAAATCTGGGATATCTGCTGTTTCTAAAAGATGGAGTAGCTCGTCAGAAAAGAAAAAGGAGCGACATTCCTTAAATGCCAGTTTTTTAGCTACGGCAGCATCGATGAAACGATCCTGATTGTTTTGAATTAAGGCATTAAATTGCTCTTGTGGTGTAAAGAGTAGCTCTTGATTATCGATTTGATATTCCAGCTTTACCACTTGACTATCGGTGAGCGCTCTTTTAAAGAAAAGTTTTTCCTCGGTGATTGCGGGACGGTTTTCCGAATTTTGTATTTTAAAGCGATAGTCAAAATTAAAGGCATCGCCATTATGACTGATCCAAAAGGAAAACTGGCACTCAGCTGATTTTTCCCCCTTGGTTAGATAATTCATTATTTCAGGTGGTAAGGAGCTTCCCGACATCAACCTCTTTAGGAAATCCAGCACTTCGATAACAGCTGTTTTACCTGAACCATTTTGGCCATAAATCCCTAGAATATCGGCATTCATTTCATCAATCGGCTCAGCCAGCTTGCCCAGATGATCTATTTTTCCGTAGCAGACATTTTTGATGTTGTTAATTTCAATTGTGCAGATTCTGACTATGATATCTTTCATTCTCCACCCCCCTTTAATTTTCTGTACATTAGAACTGATAGCTGATAGTAATTTTATTCCCTTTCTTCATTTAGATAAACGACACAATTATTAATTCGAATCTCATGATTGAAGAAACAGAACAGATTAAATATGCTTTGTCATGATAGGCAATTATAAAGAATTCGTTCAATTCGATAGTATAAGTTCCAAATCCGACTTGATATATGATTCGTTCATTATATTATCCTGGGAAATTAAGTTAATGAAATATATTGGCAGTAAATATCTTTTTGTAATATCTTCACTAATATCAGAAGGTACAAGCAAGTTTCCGTTCTCATTGGAGGGTTTTCTATCGATATTTCAACATATCCTTCATTGTAGTCCCAGTCAGTAGCGTTAATAGCGCTGAGCTTGGAAAAATTCAGTACCCAGTAGCTGGCTGTATCATCGATGGTTGATTGGATTAGTATCATCACTCTTATAACCTGGCAACAGAGTATTTCTCAAATTTATGGTTGAGGAGTTTCATGATCATCAACTCATCAATCGCATCAGTCAAGGCATTGTGAAGCTCATGGTATTGGTGTTTTTCACTTAAAATCCGATAGATATTTTCGACACCATAGCCGCGCTTCATGCGGCCGGATTTGCAGCATTCAAAATGATCCTTAATGCTTGGATTGTGCTGCCGATAGGCAGCGATCTTCATGATGTCATACCAGTTAAGATGTCCCAATTCCGGCAGGTGGAGGTGATCAAATGCAGCGTTGTAGGCAAATATCGAGTCGGCCTTGTAATCTGCCAAAAAAATTTTCAAATTAGTCATTGCTTCGCGTCGCGAACATTCAAGATCAGGAACGATCCCCGTGGTATAAAGGGCATGGGAGTACATTCCGCCGTGGTCTTTATAGGGTGTTAAAATATAGTAACGCTTGTCGATTGGATCAAAGGTTTTTGCGTCAGCAACGACAACTCCAACGGACATTACTGCATCATCCCAGGTGGTTTCAGTATCAATGACGGCAAATTTACTCATGGCTTGCTCCTTTTACAATAATACCAGATTGCTGATCAAGGCAGTAATCAATGGCTGACTGACTCTGATTTAGCTTTAAAATTTTCCAGTTATTGAGGTTAAGATGACAGTAATAGTAATCAAAATAGTATTTTCGTTTCATGTTTCCTCACTTTGTATAGTATTTGACCGAACAGTCGGTTTAGCTTTTTTAAAACATCGTTATGGCACCAGCTTTGGATCCTTTATTAGAAACTCTTTACGTATATGGCAGCATATGAGCTTTGGTTAATCATAAAACGTCACATTATTAGTGGTTCCATCCGTTAAAATAACTGCCTGCAATAATGAACCGTCAGGGTTAACCCATACATAAATGTAGCTAATCTGATTGTCTTCAAAAGGGATTTGAGTTGCATCAATCTGTGTTCCATCACACCCCAGAATATTGACAATCTCATCATAAGTGGAACCAACAGGAATACTGTCAGCCTGATCTTCTGTTACAGTTTTACTTGTCAAAAAAGCAAGGTCTTTATGACTAGGATAAAATAGTGTCTTGCTGATTAACAATCCATCCTCATCAAATAAGGCGCTCACGCCAAAGCCAGTTTCTTCATTAACATAAGTATAACTGTTTTCTATTCCTGTATTCTCTTCAGGCGTGACTTGAAGACTCGCATCAACATCTTCTTTTGATTGTCCAAATTGAATGCGATCATAAAATTCATACACAATTTCGCTGGAAGCAATTGTCGTTTCAGAGGATTCTATAGCTGTTTCACTACTGTTACCGTCGCAGCCGGACATTAATAACACCACCGTCATCAATAAAATCATCACTAGAGTATTCTTTTTCATCATCGTTTCCTTTCATTTTAATATATTACGACTAATGTTTATTTAAAGCCTATTATAAATTTACCCCAAATATGTGGTTTTTATCTTTTTTCATAATTGATACACATAGGTTTTAAATTTTGAACACTATAGCAACACATTGCTAGCGTAAAATATTGATAATCTAATTTAAACAATGAGCAAATACAATTAAAGAGGGAAAAATGATGTTAGAAAAATTTAATGAGGAACAGAAAAGAATTATAAAAAGTGGTTTTATCGATGGTCTTGATGCATCAATCTACGCTAACCCCAATTATTCAGCCAATTATATGCGACAAATGTATGTTGCTATGATGCTTAATTACTTTAATAGTCGTAATAAAAGGACCCCGAAATATCTTGAAACGATGGCCTTATTTGCTGATTAGTGACTAGACTTTTTAGTGAGTTTAGTTAATGTGACAAATTTGTATTGAACGCAAAGGGACGGCACTTTTGAGCTTCGCGCTCAATACCACCGTCCCTCGCGAGTTCCGCGTTACCAGTCAAAATATTGTTTTTTCAATTGCTGGCATATCCTGACATCTGTTGAAAATAAAGAGACTTCATTCAACGAAGCTTCATCTATAGAAGCAATGTCTTTTGCAGTTTCAGCCGTAGTTGTTTCATCTTTTGCTTTATCATCTATCTCGGCTTCATTTCTATAATTTTCGCCAGCAGATATAACATTTGTTCTACTTAAAATAAAGCTTTTGTCATCAAAAAGCATAACTTTTGCATATGTATTGCCGCGTTTTGTAATTGCATTTCTTCCTAATCTAAGTTCTAGTTTGGAAGCTTTTTTGAACTCTGCTTCAGAAGCATACATATCTTCCTCATGATCCTTTCCAGGTCGAACCTTCATACCATATAATAATCTCACTTTTAAATCAGGATAATTCGACATAGCCGTTCCTAAGTTATTAAGCAAATTGTTAAATTGCCGGTCATCTAAAATAGGATCTACTATATAGATATATTTGCGTGCTGCTTCAATCTGCCTATACAATTCATCATCAAAATCCTGATTAGTCAGCAACTTCGCCTTAATTCCTTCGAGTTCTTTTCTTAATTTGACAACTTTTGCTTTTTCAACGCTAAAGAAATTCTCATATTTCAACAAATCTTCCTCGATAGTAGAAATATTTCTTATTTGCGTTTGTATACTTTCTTCTAATTCTTTTTTCTCTTTTTTGAGTAAAGTGATGTCATTTTTAAGATTTTGCGTAATTTCCTTGTCTTTTATTTTATTAGTTTTCATTTTCTCAAGCAGCCTTGATTTTAAATAAATATCAAGTGATTTTTGTTTATGCTCCTGTTCTTTGTTATTAATTTCTAATTTTTTACTTTCGAGTTCATTTTTAAACTCACTATTTATTTGCTGATGTTCATTTATCTCATCATCCTGTTTGTCACATAGTTGTAGCAGTTTCTCTTTTTGCTCATTCACGTATTCAAGATCTTCCAATAGTTTGT
This genomic interval from Eubacteriaceae bacterium ES3 contains the following:
- a CDS encoding uroporphyrinogen decarboxylase family protein, which codes for MQKIPFEEKELQVVAEIPNFFGATDPLYDFPVSMRENMIRTMKKEPVWECLGNEGALFCPSVIPDNIARAFVFEANMMPPQDGVDMFGIPWEYVPDAQGSMVRPGNHVLKDANDWKEVIKFPDIDSWDWEGSAKANNGTYLSGNSFMLAWMINGWWFERLISFMGFEGAAEALVDEDQQDAVKEIFEATTDLACRIVDKVVEHFENIDGFTVHDDWGSQRSPFFSEATAQEMIVPYMRKLTDHIHSKGLWADLHSCGHIESRIQCLIDAGWDSWSPQDMNDTMKLFEDYGDKICIGMIPQAFNPETTSEEEQRKYAKDFAESVCVPGKSSMVSIYGLMQGIMTPAYREELYKQSRMIYSN
- a CDS encoding Nramp family divalent metal transporter, which codes for MDWLTKKLGTNHLPNLGIKNILKYIGPGLLVTVGFIDPGNWASNIAAGSEYGYKLLWMVTLSTIMLIILQHNVAHLGIATGECLAESTNRYLPKRLSQFTLGTALIASVSTALAEILGGAIALQMLFNIPIRIGSIMILTVTIWLLFSHSYGRLEKYIIGFVSIIGLSFLYELTLVDVNWSATVTGWTTISFPEGSMPIIMSVLGAVVMPHNLFLHSEIIQSRQWNLEDETIIKKQLKYEFLDTLFSMITGWAINSAMIILAAATFFANKIQVTELSQAQEMMIPLLGEHASVIFAVALLFSGISSTTTAGIAGGTIFAGMYGEPYDLKDNHTRFGVAAILIMATIVIFIISDPFKGLIYSQMLLSIQLPITVVLQVYLTSSEKVMGSHRNSLPTAVTLVIIALILTVLNVMLLFSL
- a CDS encoding AAA family ATPase; the encoded protein is MKDIIVRICTIEINNIKNVCYGKIDHLGKLAEPIDEMNADILGIYGQNGSGKTAVIEVLDFLKRLMSGSSLPPEIMNYLTKGEKSAECQFSFWISHNGDAFNFDYRFKIQNSENRPAITEEKLFFKRALTDSQVVKLEYQIDNQELLFTPQEQFNALIQNNQDRFIDAAVAKKLAFKECRSFFFSDELLHLLETADIPDLSLLLTILKRYATKNLFVIKSIHSSFINLNMVMPFSFIQEYDNRDVFGDLPISLSEPSIFPQKTFQLLQQIIESINLVITAMIPDMALTVKNYGPQMTASGEEGIRFEILSVRNQHQVPLRYESEGIKKILSILNLLIAVYHFPGICVAIDELDAGVYEYLLGELLEVLEKNGKGQLLFTSHNLRPLEMIHKSSMLFTTTNAQNRYIRFSEDNGDNNMRDLYLRTINLGGQREEIYASTNVFEISRAFRKAGRLLHD
- a CDS encoding exonuclease domain-containing protein, translating into MSKFAVIDTETTWDDAVMSVGVVVADAKTFDPIDKRYYILTPYKDHGGMYSHALYTTGIVPDLECSRREAMTNLKIFLADYKADSIFAYNAAFDHLHLPELGHLNWYDIMKIAAYRQHNPSIKDHFECCKSGRMKRGYGVENIYRILSEKHQYHELHNALTDAIDELMIMKLLNHKFEKYSVARL